The Helicobacter mustelae genome has a segment encoding these proteins:
- a CDS encoding ATP-binding cassette domain-containing protein, with product MIYNISITTTKTKNALNIQDFSFRSNTSTAIIGTNGAGKSTLIHAILGIKAGFDIKAQNNNTPYQNNIIPKREQLGVVSSLFNYPPGLSAKNLLTFYQFFYKNCALDLFDSNLLDKTYEHLSDGQKQRLKIDLATSHRPQLAIMDEPETSLEQNALARLKKLILLRNTKQLTTIIATHDATVLESCEWVLFLKNGGIVTYEPLDSLLKSLALTFEFVKKPTTKDLLALLKDF from the coding sequence ATGATTTATAATATAAGTATTACAACTACAAAAACTAAAAATGCTTTAAACATACAGGATTTTTCATTTAGGAGCAATACTAGCACGGCGATTATTGGCACCAACGGAGCAGGAAAATCAACGCTGATTCATGCAATTCTAGGCATCAAAGCTGGCTTTGACATCAAAGCACAAAATAACAACACCCCCTATCAAAATAATATTATTCCCAAGCGTGAACAATTAGGGGTTGTCTCTAGTTTATTTAACTATCCCCCTGGACTAAGTGCCAAGAACCTCTTGACGTTCTATCAATTTTTTTACAAAAACTGTGCTTTAGATTTGTTTGATAGCAATCTTTTGGATAAAACTTATGAACACCTAAGTGATGGACAAAAACAACGACTAAAAATTGACTTAGCTACCAGTCACCGTCCACAATTGGCCATCATGGATGAGCCAGAGACAAGTCTAGAGCAAAACGCCCTAGCAAGACTTAAGAAGCTTATTCTGCTACGTAACACCAAGCAACTTACTACCATTATTGCCACTCATGATGCAACGGTTTTGGAGAGTTGTGAGTGGGTTTTATTCCTCAAAAATGGCGGCATTGTTACATACGAGCCTTTGGATTCTCTATTGAAATCTCTGGCTCTAACTTTTGAATTTGTAAAAAAACCAACCACCAAAGACCTATTGGCATTGTTAAAGGATTTCTAA
- a CDS encoding YdcH family protein, translating into MFHEYRNEITKLKGSNAHFEKIFNEHNELDQKIKNAEDGIEVMGNLEIESLKKQKLRLKDEVYAMIMEYKKANG; encoded by the coding sequence ATGTTTCATGAATATCGCAATGAGATCACCAAACTAAAAGGAAGTAATGCCCACTTTGAGAAAATTTTCAATGAACACAATGAACTCGATCAAAAGATCAAAAATGCAGAAGATGGCATCGAGGTGATGGGCAATCTAGAGATCGAAAGCCTCAAAAAGCAAAAACTCCGCCTAAAAGACGAAGTCTATGCCATGATTATGGAATACAAAAAGGCCAATGGCTAA
- a CDS encoding MFS transporter, which translates to MSSHKSFMLFAILLAVFVVPSSISGTTIALPFIAQELGNQASTLQWVVNAFNLFFASFTLIWGAMADRFGAKKCLLLGVSIYVLGSLLSIIARDLLLLDIARACAGIGGASVFASGASLLIRNFEDKERAKAFAFFGTTAGLGITFGPTISGLLIDAFATTFVGDMRISYRAIFAFHFLILTLVLFLSPVLPKDNAKELAKTPFDIPGAFLFVALLFSFMALISSLAYFDRQTLILLIVFVVCGALFLGQQKSLRARGLSPLLDLEVLKNKRFFGFSLVTVIAGFSFVVLLTYFPSFLQAIWGLSASISGLFMLALTTPMLFCPFLVAKMLNSGWDAKRLALMMSF; encoded by the coding sequence ATGTCATCTCATAAGTCTTTCATGCTTTTTGCTATCTTGCTTGCTGTTTTTGTTGTGCCAAGTTCGATTTCAGGCACTACTATTGCCCTGCCATTTATCGCCCAAGAGCTGGGAAATCAAGCCAGTACCCTGCAGTGGGTTGTGAATGCGTTTAATTTGTTCTTTGCAAGTTTTACGCTGATTTGGGGAGCGATGGCAGATAGATTTGGTGCAAAAAAATGTCTTTTGCTGGGTGTGTCTATCTATGTGCTAGGTTCCTTGCTCTCCATCATTGCGCGAGATTTGTTGTTGCTAGATATAGCACGCGCGTGTGCGGGGATTGGTGGGGCGAGTGTCTTTGCCAGTGGGGCAAGCTTGCTTATTAGGAACTTTGAAGACAAAGAGAGGGCTAAAGCCTTTGCTTTCTTTGGGACGACAGCGGGGCTTGGTATCACCTTTGGCCCCACGATTTCTGGGCTTCTTATTGATGCTTTTGCTACGACCTTTGTGGGGGATATGCGGATTTCCTATCGTGCTATTTTTGCCTTTCATTTTCTTATTTTAACCCTTGTATTATTTCTAAGTCCTGTTTTGCCAAAAGATAATGCGAAGGAATTGGCAAAAACCCCCTTTGATATACCTGGTGCATTTCTTTTTGTAGCATTACTCTTTTCTTTTATGGCACTCATCTCTTCTCTAGCTTATTTTGATAGACAAACACTTATTTTATTGATTGTATTTGTTGTTTGTGGAGCTTTATTTCTGGGGCAGCAAAAATCTCTCCGTGCAAGAGGCTTATCTCCACTCCTTGATCTAGAAGTGCTTAAGAATAAAAGATTCTTTGGTTTTAGCCTTGTGACTGTGATTGCTGGCTTTAGCTTTGTGGTGCTTTTGACTTATTTTCCCAGCTTTTTGCAAGCTATCTGGGGTTTGAGTGCTTCTATCTCCGGGCTGTTCATGCTTGCCCTTACCACACCCATGCTTTTTTGCCCCTTTCTTGTTGCAAAAATGCTAAATTCTGGATGGGATGCAAAAAGGCTCGCTCTTATGATGTCGTTTTGA
- a CDS encoding fumarate hydratase, which translates to MREISCEHITQTIKDLCIEACCIQTPDIKKAFHQAYEKESSELGKSILSTLIENGKIAQEKMKPICQDTGMCVVFVEVGQDVHIVGGNFEDAIQEGVAQGYMQGYLRKSVVNDPVFERKNTTNNTPAVIHTQIIPGDQIHIMVAAKGFGSENKSVLKMLVPADGLDGVKKVFLEAVKLAGPNACPPMVLGVGIGGTMEKAAILAKKAALRSIDSKNPNPQYAELEEELLELANKTGVGPQGLGGNTTAFGVNIEWYPTHIAGLPVAVNVNCHAARHAHKTI; encoded by the coding sequence ATGCGAGAGATTAGCTGTGAACATATCACTCAAACCATCAAAGACCTCTGCATAGAGGCCTGCTGCATTCAAACCCCTGATATCAAAAAAGCTTTTCACCAAGCTTATGAAAAAGAAAGCTCAGAGCTTGGCAAAAGCATCCTAAGCACCCTTATAGAAAATGGAAAAATCGCGCAAGAAAAGATGAAACCCATTTGTCAGGATACAGGGATGTGTGTGGTGTTTGTGGAAGTGGGTCAGGATGTCCACATCGTGGGGGGGAATTTCGAAGATGCCATCCAAGAGGGAGTGGCGCAGGGCTATATGCAAGGCTACTTGCGCAAATCCGTCGTAAATGATCCAGTTTTTGAACGCAAAAATACTACAAACAACACTCCAGCTGTGATCCACACACAAATCATCCCAGGAGATCAGATTCATATTATGGTGGCAGCCAAAGGCTTTGGCAGCGAAAACAAAAGCGTCTTGAAGATGCTAGTACCCGCAGATGGACTAGACGGAGTAAAAAAGGTGTTCTTAGAGGCTGTAAAGCTCGCAGGGCCCAATGCCTGCCCTCCCATGGTGCTAGGAGTGGGAATTGGCGGCACAATGGAAAAAGCAGCAATTCTTGCAAAAAAAGCTGCATTGCGTTCTATAGATTCTAAAAATCCCAATCCCCAATATGCAGAGCTTGAAGAAGAATTACTAGAGCTTGCCAACAAAACTGGCGTGGGACCCCAGGGGCTAGGTGGCAATACCACAGCCTTTGGCGTGAATATTGAATGGTATCCCACACATATCGCAGGACTTCCTGTAGCAGTAAATGTAAACTGCCATGCTGCAAGGCATGCACACAAAACCATCTAA
- a CDS encoding PP0621 family protein yields MKFFVLLLLILGGIWFFFREKKPIVSSKKNEEEMLECAACGVFASNKEMLLKNGKHYCSKACEQKGA; encoded by the coding sequence GTGAAATTTTTTGTATTGCTTTTGCTAATTCTTGGGGGGATTTGGTTTTTTTTTCGTGAAAAAAAACCCATCGTCTCATCCAAAAAAAATGAAGAGGAAATGCTAGAGTGTGCAGCATGTGGTGTATTTGCTAGCAACAAAGAAATGCTCTTAAAAAATGGCAAGCATTACTGCTCAAAAGCTTGTGAGCAAAAGGGAGCATAA
- a CDS encoding Fe-S-containing hydro-lyase — MATIKIQAPFDKEVIKTLKAGDNVLISGSILAARDAAHKVLTEALDRGEKLPIDLKNQVIYYLGPSPAKPGEPIGSAGPTTSGRMDKYTPAMIDQGISGMIGKGYRSQEVIDAIIANQVVYMVAVGGAAALISQRIKKYEVLAYPELGPEAVAKLTVEDFPAIVAIDCLGNNFYEIGQKPYQRI, encoded by the coding sequence ATGGCGACAATAAAAATCCAAGCACCCTTTGACAAAGAGGTGATTAAGACACTTAAGGCAGGCGATAATGTGCTTATTTCTGGGAGCATCCTAGCAGCGCGCGATGCAGCGCACAAGGTGTTGACTGAGGCCCTAGATCGTGGGGAGAAATTGCCCATAGACCTCAAAAACCAAGTCATTTATTACCTAGGGCCAAGCCCAGCAAAGCCTGGCGAACCCATTGGATCTGCTGGGCCTACAACCAGTGGGAGAATGGACAAATATACTCCGGCTATGATTGATCAGGGTATCAGCGGGATGATTGGCAAGGGATATCGCTCTCAAGAGGTGATTGATGCTATCATAGCAAACCAAGTGGTCTACATGGTGGCGGTGGGAGGTGCAGCAGCATTAATCTCGCAAAGAATCAAAAAATATGAAGTGCTCGCGTACCCAGAGCTAGGACCTGAGGCAGTGGCAAAGCTCACAGTGGAGGATTTTCCAGCGATTGTGGCAATTGACTGTCTAGGGAATAATTTCTATGAGATAGGACAAAAGCCCTATCAGAGGATTTAG
- a CDS encoding MFS transporter, translating to MGCKKARSYDVVLMSVGLIALALVLYFLPIQWQILPVILLLFIIGVGMGLHAGGIDNLALSSVDASKAGLGAGVLNSLRLGSEGYWSGNVWCIHVCFYHSKYSFSRNKHGKYSHHCQCKSCHAGR from the coding sequence ATGGGATGCAAAAAGGCTCGCTCTTATGATGTCGTTTTGATGAGTGTGGGACTGATTGCCTTGGCTTTAGTTTTGTATTTCTTGCCAATACAATGGCAAATTCTGCCTGTAATTTTGCTTTTGTTTATCATTGGCGTGGGGATGGGCTTGCATGCTGGAGGGATTGATAATCTAGCCTTAAGTAGTGTAGATGCTAGCAAAGCAGGGCTTGGAGCAGGGGTGCTTAATTCCTTGAGGCTAGGGAGCGAAGGCTATTGGAGTGGCAATGTATGGTGCATTCATGTTTGTTTTTATCACTCTAAGTATAGCTTCAGCAGGAATAAGCATGGAAAATATTCCCATCATTGCCAGTGCAAATCTTGCCATGCTGGAAGATAG
- the queA gene encoding tRNA preQ1(34) S-adenosylmethionine ribosyltransferase-isomerase QueA gives MREFSLQSYDYALPQELIAKYPLERKEDARLLVYDRKSGGITHTHFDALFDFIPRDFTLVFNDTKVIKARIFGEKGSGGKIELLYHKSLPDGALVQIRGRVKVGEHIHFPHGYSAKVCALLDHGMRIVEFLYHGRPIRDLAPLFESIGHIPLPPYLKRADESADEQEYQSVFATHHGAIAAPTASLHFSPRMRDFALQHYPHAFVTLHVGAGTFLGVESEDIRGHEIHSEELWVSAANLSLIEGAKKILCIGTTALRSVEFLSQRDLLRQEGDYVGDCDIFLHCGNPPKKASALLTNFHLPKSSLIMLVASMVGLDTCKNLYAEAIAKKYRFYSYGDGMLIL, from the coding sequence ATGAGGGAATTTTCTCTGCAAAGCTATGATTATGCGCTGCCCCAAGAATTGATTGCAAAATACCCCTTAGAGCGCAAGGAAGATGCGCGTTTACTGGTCTATGATCGCAAAAGCGGTGGAATCACTCATACACATTTTGATGCCCTTTTTGATTTCATCCCGCGGGATTTTACCTTGGTTTTCAATGATACCAAGGTCATCAAGGCTCGGATTTTTGGAGAGAAGGGTAGTGGGGGGAAAATCGAGCTGCTCTATCACAAAAGCCTACCTGATGGTGCCTTGGTGCAGATTAGAGGCAGAGTGAAGGTAGGGGAGCACATCCATTTCCCCCATGGTTATAGCGCCAAGGTCTGTGCATTGCTCGATCATGGCATGCGAATCGTGGAATTTTTGTACCACGGCCGCCCCATCAGAGATCTTGCCCCCCTCTTTGAATCCATCGGTCACATCCCCCTGCCTCCCTATCTCAAGCGCGCGGATGAAAGTGCAGATGAGCAAGAGTATCAAAGCGTCTTTGCCACCCATCATGGTGCCATCGCTGCCCCTACTGCTTCTTTGCATTTTTCCCCTAGGATGAGAGATTTTGCCCTGCAGCATTATCCCCATGCCTTTGTCACGCTGCATGTGGGTGCTGGGACTTTTTTGGGTGTGGAGAGTGAGGATATCAGGGGGCATGAGATTCATAGCGAAGAGCTTTGGGTCAGCGCGGCCAATCTCTCTTTGATTGAAGGGGCTAAAAAGATCCTGTGCATTGGCACCACGGCTCTGCGATCGGTGGAATTTCTCTCCCAAAGAGATCTTTTGAGGCAAGAGGGGGATTATGTGGGGGATTGTGATATTTTTTTGCATTGCGGCAATCCTCCCAAAAAAGCAAGCGCGCTGCTTACCAATTTTCACCTGCCAAAATCTAGCCTCATCATGCTTGTGGCTTCCATGGTGGGGCTTGATACCTGCAAGAACCTCTATGCAGAGGCCATTGCGAAAAAATATCGATTTTATTCCTATGGTGATGGGATGCTAATTTTATGA
- a CDS encoding ABC transporter permease translates to MGAILGILKLEMKSYLTNTSALFWTFIYPVLMFLLLVFVFPKNDTELFYFHSIIGLMGLLIISSAIFGITQAIASARSHHVFLFYLLTPASIKQLALALMIARLIIVVAYAFVFIFLSFYALGIIHLLNFKTWIFGFIAVFSSAFFCFCLAILVARIFQNEQGILGFANIINLYAVMSCNVFVSLDYLPSFGQIFIKTSVFYHLNELLLKAFQGIEPITVLGVSGLFIIFGVALFFLSANRMLFLPRDRMR, encoded by the coding sequence ATGGGTGCAATTCTAGGCATTCTAAAACTTGAAATGAAATCTTATCTCACCAATACAAGTGCATTATTTTGGACATTTATCTACCCTGTTTTAATGTTCTTATTATTGGTCTTTGTTTTTCCAAAAAACGACACAGAGCTTTTTTATTTTCATAGCATCATAGGTCTCATGGGGTTACTGATTATTTCTAGCGCGATCTTTGGCATCACGCAGGCCATAGCAAGTGCGAGATCCCATCATGTTTTTTTGTTTTATCTGCTAACACCAGCAAGCATCAAGCAATTGGCCCTAGCACTGATGATTGCTAGACTCATCATTGTAGTTGCATATGCTTTTGTCTTTATTTTCCTCTCTTTTTATGCGCTTGGAATCATCCATCTGCTCAATTTTAAAACATGGATTTTTGGATTTATTGCCGTATTTTCCAGTGCATTTTTTTGTTTTTGTTTGGCTATTCTTGTAGCCAGGATCTTTCAAAATGAACAGGGGATCTTGGGATTTGCCAATATTATCAATCTCTATGCTGTGATGTCTTGTAATGTGTTTGTTTCTCTAGATTATTTGCCTAGTTTTGGTCAAATCTTTATCAAGACATCAGTTTTTTATCATCTCAATGAGCTTTTGCTCAAGGCTTTTCAGGGGATTGAGCCAATCACTGTGCTAGGGGTCTCGGGACTCTTTATTATTTTTGGAGTTGCTTTATTTTTCCTGAGTGCAAATCGCATGTTGTTCCTACCAAGAGATCGTATGCGCTAA
- a CDS encoding hotdog family protein, translating into MFDKNLEKKNWQPNLDYIVSKYLVHKSFVGEVFLSDAYKDSEDVFLLSAVFPRAHCYYNDSSQKILFFPN; encoded by the coding sequence GTGTTTGATAAAAATTTAGAAAAAAAGAATTGGCAGCCCAATTTGGATTATATTGTTTCCAAATATTTGGTGCATAAATCATTTGTGGGTGAAGTATTTTTAAGTGATGCTTATAAAGATAGCGAGGATGTGTTTTTGCTTTCAGCTGTTTTTCCTCGGGCACATTGTTATTACAATGATTCTTCTCAAAAGATTCTTTTTTTCCCAAATTAG
- the rsmG gene encoding 16S rRNA (guanine(527)-N(7))-methyltransferase RsmG, translated as MRDLHQEAFLTYINLLLEWNQIHNLSGNLTPRLAEEYLLDSIYPLEFIQSFSRCIDVGSGAGFPAVPLAICCPRSEFLLIEPRNKRAAFLQYVSSELGLSNIQVKKMRIEEVGGRCVDLITSRAVMDAPSLIASCSHLLQVGGHYLFYKGENLSQELGRSVEGYPRRGQRIYFYERKES; from the coding sequence ATGAGAGATTTGCATCAAGAGGCCTTTTTGACATACATAAACCTCCTGCTAGAATGGAATCAGATCCACAATCTCAGTGGCAATCTCACCCCAAGGCTTGCAGAGGAATATCTGCTAGATAGTATCTATCCTCTAGAATTCATCCAGAGCTTTTCGCGCTGTATTGATGTGGGCAGTGGTGCGGGATTCCCTGCTGTTCCTCTTGCCATCTGCTGCCCACGGAGCGAGTTTCTCCTCATAGAGCCACGCAATAAGCGCGCTGCATTTTTGCAGTATGTGAGCTCAGAGCTTGGTCTCTCCAACATCCAGGTCAAAAAAATGCGCATAGAAGAAGTGGGGGGAAGATGTGTAGATCTCATTACTTCACGCGCGGTGATGGATGCGCCAAGCCTCATTGCAAGCTGTTCGCATTTATTGCAAGTTGGTGGCCATTATCTTTTTTACAAAGGGGAAAATCTCTCCCAGGAGCTTGGCAGGAGTGTGGAGGGATATCCGCGCAGAGGGCAGAGGATTTATTTTTATGAAAGGAAGGAATCGTGA
- the tatB gene encoding Sec-independent protein translocase protein TatB, which produces MFGLNLFEILVILIVAVIFLGPEKLPKFIADTVKFFKTIKRSIDDAKEAIDKELQISELKQEALEYKAHFEKEAAELTKDIQLQDIHEIFKDYQEEIREGVQEITDLKTQILSVDSSSKPIKKLPADSVKKRGIKKAANTEATAEMTAQQPAKKRGRKPRTEITAQEVATTPTIIDSTKSRGRKPRAKKAAEVTAEIAPANPTAVEIIAVETAQEIAQESTATKLQESTTEVATKDPPTSIATSIVEDPSTTQIITQKLPKDPATKERQNLKNHKKEA; this is translated from the coding sequence ATGTTTGGTTTGAATCTATTTGAAATCTTGGTGATTTTGATTGTGGCGGTGATTTTTTTGGGCCCAGAAAAGCTACCCAAATTCATTGCAGATACGGTGAAGTTTTTCAAAACCATCAAGCGCAGCATTGATGATGCAAAAGAAGCCATTGACAAAGAACTCCAGATTAGCGAACTCAAGCAAGAAGCATTGGAATACAAAGCCCATTTTGAGAAAGAAGCAGCGGAGCTTACCAAAGACATCCAGCTCCAAGATATACATGAGATTTTCAAAGATTATCAAGAGGAGATACGTGAGGGTGTGCAAGAGATTACAGATCTCAAAACCCAGATCCTATCTGTAGACTCCTCTTCAAAGCCTATCAAAAAACTCCCTGCTGATTCTGTTAAAAAGCGCGGAATAAAAAAGGCTGCCAACACTGAAGCTACCGCTGAAATGACTGCCCAGCAGCCTGCAAAAAAGCGCGGAAGAAAACCCCGTACTGAAATCACAGCTCAAGAAGTCGCCACCACGCCCACTATCATTGATTCCACCAAAAGCCGCGGAAGAAAACCCCGTGCCAAAAAAGCCGCGGAAGTCACAGCTGAAATTGCGCCCGCCAATCCCACCGCTGTGGAAATCATCGCTGTTGAAACAGCTCAAGAAATCGCCCAAGAATCCACTGCCACCAAGCTCCAAGAATCCACTACTGAAGTTGCCACAAAAGATCCGCCCACTTCTATTGCTACTTCTATTGTTGAGGATCCATCCACCACACAAATCATAACCCAGAAATTGCCAAAAGATCCTGCCACAAAAGAGCGCCAAAACTTAAAAAATCATAAAAAAGAGGCATAA
- a CDS encoding CinA family protein, with protein sequence MQKSPYYIWKFLKGQNRDFPSGLEGQGRFGPISAVRKFIPAIQMPRITQIRTIQKNQNLLAIHKSHAVQKNSSIAQIHLHTQVLAHQILVHLLGRSCTLGIAESFTGGLITQYFSQIPGASSALAGGVVSYAEQAKMRILGVRAETLARYGAVSEECIQEMLRGALLCFDSDFALASSGFAGPSGEKVGEIFLGILHRSGAKKILQVRIFGTRVQIQQKGCSMILQEFLSFLQNFTPCP encoded by the coding sequence TTGCAAAAATCCCCCTACTACATTTGGAAGTTTTTGAAGGGTCAAAATAGGGATTTTCCCTCTGGCTTGGAGGGGCAGGGGAGATTTGGGCCAATCTCAGCAGTGCGCAAATTTATCCCCGCAATCCAAATGCCTCGCATCACGCAAATCCGCACAATCCAAAAGAATCAAAACCTTCTTGCAATCCATAAGAGCCATGCTGTGCAAAAAAATTCCAGCATCGCGCAAATCCACCTCCATACCCAAGTACTCGCCCATCAGATTTTAGTGCATTTGCTAGGGCGAAGCTGCACGCTGGGGATTGCAGAGAGTTTTACAGGAGGGTTAATTACGCAGTACTTCAGCCAGATCCCTGGGGCATCCAGTGCTCTAGCAGGCGGAGTGGTGAGTTATGCAGAGCAGGCAAAGATGCGGATTTTGGGTGTGAGAGCAGAGACCTTGGCGCGCTATGGTGCGGTGAGTGAGGAATGCATACAAGAGATGCTAAGAGGCGCTCTGCTTTGTTTTGACAGCGATTTTGCGCTTGCATCCAGTGGATTTGCTGGGCCTAGCGGGGAGAAGGTGGGTGAGATCTTTTTGGGCATTCTCCATAGAAGCGGTGCAAAAAAGATCTTGCAAGTTCGAATTTTTGGCACTAGGGTGCAGATTCAGCAAAAGGGCTGTTCCATGATTTTGCAAGAATTTCTTTCTTTTCTGCAAAATTTCACTCCATGTCCTTGA
- the tatC gene encoding twin-arginine translocase subunit TatC: MFEDLKPHIQDLRKRLMIAVGTLIVVFIACFNFWREIFEYIKKPIEGAFDGQVQGMLIQTAPAEGIIVALKVSFFVALGLSIPVIFWQIWAFVAPGLYKHEKKIVLPFVFFGSLMFFCGVAFAYFLAFPYAIKYILMFGNDEFTANITAANYITFFTRFVLGFGIAFELPVLAFFLAKIDLITDQTLKRNFKYAIVGIFIIAAIITPPDVLSQVLMALPLIFLYGLSILIVAWVNPAPKDPQKEATESEKESQEAGEQEPIKLPQSKKLPPKKLPSKKKS; the protein is encoded by the coding sequence ATGTTTGAAGATCTAAAACCCCATATACAGGATTTGCGCAAGCGTCTCATGATCGCAGTGGGGACCCTCATTGTCGTTTTTATTGCATGTTTTAATTTTTGGCGCGAGATTTTTGAATATATCAAAAAACCCATCGAAGGGGCCTTTGATGGGCAGGTCCAGGGTATGCTAATCCAAACTGCGCCAGCAGAGGGCATCATCGTGGCACTCAAGGTGAGTTTTTTTGTTGCTTTGGGGCTTTCTATCCCTGTGATTTTTTGGCAGATTTGGGCATTTGTCGCCCCAGGATTGTACAAACATGAAAAAAAGATCGTTTTACCCTTTGTGTTTTTTGGCAGTTTGATGTTTTTTTGTGGTGTGGCATTTGCGTATTTCTTGGCCTTTCCCTATGCGATCAAATACATTTTGATGTTTGGAAATGATGAATTTACCGCCAATATCACTGCAGCAAACTATATTACTTTTTTTACTCGCTTTGTCCTAGGATTTGGCATTGCTTTTGAGTTGCCTGTTTTGGCATTTTTCTTGGCAAAAATCGATCTCATCACCGATCAAACACTAAAAAGAAATTTTAAATACGCCATTGTTGGGATTTTTATTATTGCAGCCATTATCACCCCTCCAGATGTCCTCTCTCAGGTGCTCATGGCCCTCCCCTTGATTTTCCTCTATGGGCTCTCCATCCTTATCGTAGCCTGGGTAAACCCCGCGCCAAAAGATCCCCAAAAAGAGGCCACAGAGAGTGAAAAAGAATCCCAGGAGGCAGGGGAACAAGAGCCCATCAAACTTCCACAGAGCAAAAAACTCCCACCCAAGAAGCTCCCTTCAAAGAAGAAGTCATGA
- the recO gene encoding recombination protein RecO, which yields MQGYILNITPQKNEDIILSILTPAKIKKLYRFYGARHSIIQLGKKIDFEREMSGNFLPRLRNVTGLNFFWERERERVSIWQHTLQLLHRHFHDVVDVDGFYYQNLEYAAAKMELQNPMRVVVEMYAMLLDFEGRMPKMGHCFLCEKELLGHIALARAFLPAHPSCLQSAQSFEKEAIEQFLAQKSTLSLEDREVQGLWNVLTLGM from the coding sequence TTGCAGGGCTATATCCTAAACATCACTCCGCAAAAAAATGAAGACATCATTCTCTCTATTCTCACGCCCGCAAAAATCAAGAAGCTGTATCGATTTTATGGGGCTAGGCATAGCATCATCCAGCTGGGCAAAAAGATTGATTTTGAAAGGGAAATGAGTGGCAATTTTTTGCCAAGATTGCGAAATGTCACGGGGTTGAATTTTTTTTGGGAGCGCGAGAGGGAGCGCGTAAGCATTTGGCAGCATACTCTCCAGTTATTGCATCGACATTTCCATGATGTGGTGGATGTGGATGGCTTTTATTATCAAAATCTCGAATATGCCGCTGCTAAGATGGAATTGCAAAACCCTATGCGCGTGGTTGTCGAGATGTATGCGATGCTTTTAGATTTTGAGGGCAGGATGCCAAAGATGGGACATTGTTTTTTGTGCGAGAAGGAGCTTTTGGGGCATATCGCGCTAGCTAGAGCCTTCCTTCCTGCCCATCCTTCCTGCCTGCAAAGCGCTCAGAGTTTTGAGAAAGAGGCAATTGAGCAATTTCTAGCACAAAAATCTACCTTGAGTCTAGAGGATAGGGAAGTTCAAGGACTCTGGAATGTGCTTACTTTGGGGATGTAG